The Candidatus Poribacteria bacterium genomic sequence TACCTTGATCCTTGCCCCGATTGCGTCCCGATTGCTGCGCGTGCCAATGAGTTTGAGAGTCAACCACGTATTGTGTCCTCCCCTATTCTCCAATAGGTCTGGCGTTCCCTTTAGGTTCGTTACAAGGAGGTCGAGATCGCCATCGTTGTCGTAGTCAGCATACGCGAAACTACGGCTGACCTTTTCCAAACGCATACCGGAACCTGAATCGAGGGTTACCTCGTCAAAGGTGCCGTCTCGATTGTTGTGGAAGAGCAGATTGGGCTGTTCATAAAATCCAGTCGGGTTGAATGCCTGAACATTTTCGTCCAGATGTCCGTTGGCGATGAACAGATCTTGATAACCGTCGTTATCGTAGTCGCAGAAACTTACCCCCCACGCCAAGTAAGGCAAACTGATTGTCCCAATCTTTGACGCATAGCTCACATCCGAGAATAGCCCGTTTCCTTCGTTATGATAGAGGGTGTTTGTCTGTCCCTGAAAGTTGGTAACGACAAGGTCTAAGCGACCATCGTTATCGTAATCCCCGAAATCGGCGCCCATGCCGTTCTCAGCGTCCCCATCTTCGCT encodes the following:
- a CDS encoding CRTAC1 family protein, producing the protein SEDGDAENGMGADFGDYDNDGRLDLVVTNFQGQTNTLYHNEGNGLFSDVSYASKIGTISLPYLAWGVSFCDYDNDGYQDLFIANGHLDENVQAFNPTGFYEQPNLLFHNNRDGTFDEVTLDSGSGMRLEKVSRSFAYADYDNDGDLDLLVTNLKGTPDLLENRGGHNTWLTLKLIGTRSNRDAIGARIKVTTGNLTQIREVRSGSSYLSQSDMRLHFGLGKHRQVDRLEIRWPRGLQEHLEGVKANQALTLVEGKVKSSR